A genomic stretch from Xiphophorus maculatus strain JP 163 A chromosome 14, X_maculatus-5.0-male, whole genome shotgun sequence includes:
- the LOC111610759 gene encoding uncharacterized protein LOC111610759 isoform X3 — MSLQVCHCCGWTRVTTHHGLRVHQGRMGCTPTGTRIAEPQQQYTWNHGGQTNVKLSYKLEVRSAVKIESSNYYSDMSLQTCHCGWKKMTNYHGLRTHQGMMGCTPKGLRIPKEEQSAWRHHWKPQPDNKTLPVAKKVHRKEENSPEIPRMGNFSNPTSAAEVKKENKSASSQKATRSKSRHQLEERFTPLKISEERWSAVSCNDHVTAASRIKAEPVSPLEACIPRYPDDRSTASAERNESSLYLLMNHWLGEIPAVQPEDRHRSFSEHPSAPTDVPRGKTDSQLPTSGQGTPRSQLLKEIQNCLKKYKKRRDEKMMNSARETVDESSRISTNSVIKAESLEKNQSCLAAQQHPLKKPTETKTAAAEQRNESVNKCSTSQPPVPAKRKSLLSFTGTPEKAEGSSASANGDMKKDNKKEEPVSRAAPPVVPPKRNLRSFRVRQLSGRDITNHLERANRELKVKELVRMFSVSAAQENTVGTEEKPGSEHPRVVKLLAQRHSAMPAQESRIQPKVEERQEKRATDIKPDLTPTAAAETQKEAPSSSCEAAKPDVPTSMKVKELAQMFSTQETAAGPKEERGLGHRSLQVKLMAQRFLQPTSTDAIGQLKMEDHDRVQRAQPKLPDSTCNPSKMKTAAQKPTRHQEHKPSADEASQVAGLSSRSKVKDLARMFSTRTM; from the exons ATGAGCCTTCAGGTTTGCCACTGCTGTGGTTGGACCAGAGTGACCACCCATCACGGCCTGAGGGTCCACCAGGGCAGAATGGGCTGCACACCGACGGGTACGAGGATCGCAGAGCCTCAGCAGCAGTACACGTGGAATCACGGAGGACAGACAAACGTTAAATTGAGTTACAAGCTGGAAGTCCGGAGCGCTGTCAAAATCG AAAGTTCAAATTATTATTCAGACATGAGCCTCCAGACGTGTCACTGCGGCTGGAAGAAAATGACGAATTATCACGGCTTGAGGACCCACCAAGGAATGATGGGCTGCACGCCGAAGGGGCTGAGGATCCCCAAGGAAGAGCAGAGTGCCTGGAGGCACCACTGGAAACCACAACCAGATAACAAAACACTTCCGGTCGCAAAGAAAGTTCATAGGAAGGAGGAG AATTCCCCAGAAATACCAAGGATGGGAAACTTCAGTAACCCCACATCAGCAGCAGAGGTCAAAAAAGAGAACAAGTCAG CCTcttctcaaaaagcaacaaggTCAAAGTCACGCCATCAGCTGGAGGAACGCTTCACACCTTTAAAG atttCTGAGGAGCGCTGGAGCGCCGTCAGCTGCAATGACCACGTAACGGCAGCATCTAGAATCAAGGCGGAGCCTGTGTCAC CTCTAGAAGCCTGTATTCCAAGATACCCAGATGACCGCAGTACAGCCTCGGCAGAGAGGAACGAGTCCTCGCTTTATTTGCTG ATGAACCATTGGCTCGGCGAAATTCCAGCCGTCCAACCAGAGGACCGACACAGATCTTTTAGTGAGCATCCAAGCGCGCCAACTGACGTCCCGCGCGGAAAGACGGATTCACAGTTACCGACATCGGGACAAGGAACGCCAAGATCTCAGCTGctgaaagaaatacaaaactgcttaaagaaatataaaaagaggAGAGATGAAAAAATGATGAACTCTGCTCGTGAG ACTGTGGATGAATCATCAAGGATCTCAACCAACTCAGTAATAAAAGCTGAATCTTTGGAGAAGAACCAATCGT GTCTTGCAGCCCAACAACATCCACTCAAGAAAcccactgaaacaaaaacagcagctgctgagCAG AGAAATGAATCTGTCAACAAATGTTCAACAAGTCAACCTCCGGTTCCAGCTAAGAGGAAGAGCTTACTCTCGTTCACTGGGACACCGGAGAAAGCTGAAGGATCTTCAGCCAGCGCCAATGGAGACATGAAGAAAGATAACAAGAAAGAAGAACCG GTGAGCCGAGCAGCGCCCCCTGTGGTGCCACCAAAGAGGAACTTGCGTTCATTCCGAGTGAGGCAGCTGAGTGGGCGAGACATTACTAATCACTTGGAAAGAGCCAACAGGGAACTGAAG GTGAAAGAGCTGGTGCGGATGTTTTCCGTCTCAGCAGCCCAGGAGAACACAGTAGGAACGGAGGAGAAACCCGGATCAGAACACCCACGAGTA GTGAAGCTTCTCGCTCAAAGACATTCTGCCATGCCAGCCCAGGAATCTAGAATCCAACCGAAGGTGGAAGAGAGGCAGGAGAAG cGAGCAACAGACATAAAACCTGACCTAACTCCAACAGCggcagcagagacacagaagGAGGCTCCGTCGTCGT CGTGTGAAGCAGCAAAGCCTGACGTTCCCACCAGCATGAAG GTGAAGGAACTGGCTCAGATGTTTTCGACGCAGGAAACGGCGGCCGGGCCGAAGGAGGAACGTGGCTTAGGACACAGATCATTACAG GTAAAACTGATGGCTCAAAGATTTTTACAACCCACATCCACGGATGCAATAGGTCAGCTAAAGATGGAGGATCATGACAGAGTACAACGAGCACAA CCGAAGTTACCAGACTCGACATGTAACCCGTCCAAAATGAAAACTGCAGCACAAAAGCCCACCAGGCATCAGGAACACAAACCCT cagcagatgaagcGTCTCAGGTCGCAGGTTTGTCCAGTAGGTCAAAG GTGAAGGACCTGGCTCGGATGTTTTCAACTAGGACCATGTAG
- the LOC111610759 gene encoding uncharacterized protein LOC111610759 isoform X1, with the protein MSLQVCHCCGWTRVTTHHGLRVHQGRMGCTPTGTRIAEPQQQYTWNHGGQTNVKLSYKLEVRSAVKIESSNYYSDMSLQTCHCGWKKMTNYHGLRTHQGMMGCTPKGLRIPKEEQSAWRHHWKPQPDNKTLPVAKKVHRKEENSPEIPRMGNFSNPTSAAEVKKENKSASSQKATRSKSRHQLEERFTPLKISEERWSAVSCNDHVTAASRIKAEPVSPLEACIPRYPDDRSTASAERNESSLYLLMNHWLGEIPAVQPEDRHRSFSEHPSAPTDVPRGKTDSQLPTSGQGTPRSQLLKEIQNCLKKYKKRRDEKMMNSARETVDESSRISTNSVIKAESLEKNQSCLAAQQHPLKKPTETKTAAAEQRNESVNKCSTSQPPVPAKRKSLLSFTGTPEKAEGSSASANGDMKKDNKKEEPVQVSRAAPPVVPPKRNLRSFRVRQLSGRDITNHLERANRELKVKELVRMFSVSAAQENTVGTEEKPGSEHPRVVKLLAQRHSAMPAQESRIQPKVEERQEKRATDIKPDLTPTAAAETQKEAPSSSCEAAKPDVPTSMKVKELAQMFSTQETAAGPKEERGLGHRSLQVKLMAQRFLQPTSTDAIGQLKMEDHDRVQRAQPKLPDSTCNPSKMKTAAQKPTRHQEHKPSADEASQVAGLSSRSKVKDLARMFSTRTM; encoded by the exons ATGAGCCTTCAGGTTTGCCACTGCTGTGGTTGGACCAGAGTGACCACCCATCACGGCCTGAGGGTCCACCAGGGCAGAATGGGCTGCACACCGACGGGTACGAGGATCGCAGAGCCTCAGCAGCAGTACACGTGGAATCACGGAGGACAGACAAACGTTAAATTGAGTTACAAGCTGGAAGTCCGGAGCGCTGTCAAAATCG AAAGTTCAAATTATTATTCAGACATGAGCCTCCAGACGTGTCACTGCGGCTGGAAGAAAATGACGAATTATCACGGCTTGAGGACCCACCAAGGAATGATGGGCTGCACGCCGAAGGGGCTGAGGATCCCCAAGGAAGAGCAGAGTGCCTGGAGGCACCACTGGAAACCACAACCAGATAACAAAACACTTCCGGTCGCAAAGAAAGTTCATAGGAAGGAGGAG AATTCCCCAGAAATACCAAGGATGGGAAACTTCAGTAACCCCACATCAGCAGCAGAGGTCAAAAAAGAGAACAAGTCAG CCTcttctcaaaaagcaacaaggTCAAAGTCACGCCATCAGCTGGAGGAACGCTTCACACCTTTAAAG atttCTGAGGAGCGCTGGAGCGCCGTCAGCTGCAATGACCACGTAACGGCAGCATCTAGAATCAAGGCGGAGCCTGTGTCAC CTCTAGAAGCCTGTATTCCAAGATACCCAGATGACCGCAGTACAGCCTCGGCAGAGAGGAACGAGTCCTCGCTTTATTTGCTG ATGAACCATTGGCTCGGCGAAATTCCAGCCGTCCAACCAGAGGACCGACACAGATCTTTTAGTGAGCATCCAAGCGCGCCAACTGACGTCCCGCGCGGAAAGACGGATTCACAGTTACCGACATCGGGACAAGGAACGCCAAGATCTCAGCTGctgaaagaaatacaaaactgcttaaagaaatataaaaagaggAGAGATGAAAAAATGATGAACTCTGCTCGTGAG ACTGTGGATGAATCATCAAGGATCTCAACCAACTCAGTAATAAAAGCTGAATCTTTGGAGAAGAACCAATCGT GTCTTGCAGCCCAACAACATCCACTCAAGAAAcccactgaaacaaaaacagcagctgctgagCAG AGAAATGAATCTGTCAACAAATGTTCAACAAGTCAACCTCCGGTTCCAGCTAAGAGGAAGAGCTTACTCTCGTTCACTGGGACACCGGAGAAAGCTGAAGGATCTTCAGCCAGCGCCAATGGAGACATGAAGAAAGATAACAAGAAAGAAGAACCGGTGCAG GTGAGCCGAGCAGCGCCCCCTGTGGTGCCACCAAAGAGGAACTTGCGTTCATTCCGAGTGAGGCAGCTGAGTGGGCGAGACATTACTAATCACTTGGAAAGAGCCAACAGGGAACTGAAG GTGAAAGAGCTGGTGCGGATGTTTTCCGTCTCAGCAGCCCAGGAGAACACAGTAGGAACGGAGGAGAAACCCGGATCAGAACACCCACGAGTA GTGAAGCTTCTCGCTCAAAGACATTCTGCCATGCCAGCCCAGGAATCTAGAATCCAACCGAAGGTGGAAGAGAGGCAGGAGAAG cGAGCAACAGACATAAAACCTGACCTAACTCCAACAGCggcagcagagacacagaagGAGGCTCCGTCGTCGT CGTGTGAAGCAGCAAAGCCTGACGTTCCCACCAGCATGAAG GTGAAGGAACTGGCTCAGATGTTTTCGACGCAGGAAACGGCGGCCGGGCCGAAGGAGGAACGTGGCTTAGGACACAGATCATTACAG GTAAAACTGATGGCTCAAAGATTTTTACAACCCACATCCACGGATGCAATAGGTCAGCTAAAGATGGAGGATCATGACAGAGTACAACGAGCACAA CCGAAGTTACCAGACTCGACATGTAACCCGTCCAAAATGAAAACTGCAGCACAAAAGCCCACCAGGCATCAGGAACACAAACCCT cagcagatgaagcGTCTCAGGTCGCAGGTTTGTCCAGTAGGTCAAAG GTGAAGGACCTGGCTCGGATGTTTTCAACTAGGACCATGTAG
- the LOC102223960 gene encoding E3 ubiquitin-protein ligase TRIM39-like isoform X2: MCPLCKKHLNKPPDVSIVLRDIATQMKSAISNRSSGAPGEVPCDVCKEPKQKATKSCLVCLASYCPDHLENHSNPRLKGHKLVEPVENLDERACLVHGRPLELYSRNRQRSICVRCMEGGQDEVVSMEEEWLKKKTELENTKKDLEDRIGIRKTKMDEINKALKDCKDLIENEWWDIEAVFTALIAIVEAAQKKAHKPLESRREAMEKEAKNLNDELEGEINKIEKTISELDDISSLEDHILFLQRYPSLSDNDNMTDWTDVELDTSLSFGSMRETTTTMVKKIQQELKKLDSTELKRLPTFSVDIKLDPETAHQRLVLSPDGKKVQDGGENQEVADSPERFDVFGSVLGLNSLTTGKAYWEVEVNNKSGWDLGVARGSADRRGKLTLSPENGYWVLVHYEAENYAAMTAPPTRVSLDEKPDKVGVFVDYEEGLLSFYDVTAKSHIYSFTECLFKDELHPYLSPHVKQEETNSEAMVISTGNYFEFDEE; the protein is encoded by the exons ATGTGTCCGCTTTGCAAAAAACACCTCAACAAACCTCCAGACGTTAGCATTGTGCTAAGAGACATCGCCACGCAGATGAAAAGCGCGATTAGCAACAGGAGTTCGGGGGCGCCGGGGGAGGTACCGTGTGACGTCTGCAAGGAGCCGAAGCAGAAGGCGACAAAGTCCTGCCTTGTGTGTCTCGCCTCGTATTGCCCAGACCACTTGGAGAACCATTCGAATCCAAGGCTGAAGGGCCACAAGCTGGTGGAACCAGTGGAGAACTTGGATGAAAGGGCCTGCCTAGTCCACGGACGCCCGCTTGAGCTGTACAGTAGGAATCGGCAGCGGAGCATCTGTGTTCGATGTATGGAAGGAGGTCAGGATGAAGTGGTCTCCATGGAAGAGGAATGGCTCAAGAAGAAG ACTGAACTGGAGAACACCAAGAAGGACTTAGAAGACAGAATTGGAATAAGAAAGACAAAGATGGATGAGATAAACAAAGCTCTCAAGGATTGCAAG GACCTGATTGAAAACGAGTGGTGGGATATCGAAGCGGTTTTCACAGCGCTGATTGCCATTGTGGAGGCAGCCCAGAAGAAAGCTCATAAGCCACTAGAGAGCAGGAGGGAGGCAATGGAAAAAGAAGCCAAAAACCTGAACGATGAGCTGGAAGGCGAAATCaacaaaattgagaaaacaaTCTCAGAACTAGACGATATCTCATCACTAGAAGATCACATTCTTTTCTTACAG AGATACCCGTCTCTGTCAGATAACGATAACATGACTGACTGGACGGATGTTGAACTTGACACCAGCCTGTCTTTTGGCTCCATGAGAGAAACTACAACAACCATGGTTAAAAAAATTCAGCAGGAGCTGAAGAAGCTGGACTCCACTG AACTCAAAAGACTTCCAACGTTTTCTG TGGACATAAAGCTGGACCCAGAGACCGCACACCAACGCCTCGTACTTTCACCGGATGGGAAGAAAGTGCAAGATGGAGGGGAAAACCAGGAAGTGGCTGATTCTCCTGAGAGGTTTGATGTGTTTGGTAGCGTCCTGGGACTTAACAGCTTGACTACTGGGAAGGCTTACTGGGAGGTGGAGGTCAACAACAAGAGCGGATGGGATCTAGGTGTAGCCAGAGGCAGCGCCGACCGTAGAGGAAAATTGACGCTGAGCCCAGAAAACGGTTACTGGGTTCTGGTACATTATGAAGCGGAGAACTACGCCGCCATGACAGCACCACCCACCCGTGTCTCCCTTGATGAGAAACCTGATAAAGTCGGGGTGTTTGTGGACTACGAGGAAGGCCTTTTGTCCTTCTACGACGTAACAGCGAAATCTCACATCTACTCGTTCACCGAGTGTTTGTTCAAAGACGAGCTCCACCCGTATCTCAGCCCACATGTGAAACAGGAAGAGACGAACTCTGAGGCTATGGTTATTTCTACTGGAAATTACTTTGAATTTGATGAAGAATGA
- the LOC102220187 gene encoding E3 ubiquitin-protein ligase TRIM21-like, giving the protein MKSTKSVERATVGEVACDICTEPKLKAEKSCLVCLASYCAPHLENHYSAKRLKGHKLVEPVKNLDARACLTHGRSLELYSRKQQKCICVRCIEGGQEEVVSTEEECQMKKAELEWTKTTLQQRVVMRKTKMVEISGALKSCKEQLEWWDIDAVFAAVIAIVEAANTRVVKPLRDRRQALEKEAKDLKDELEAEIDRLEMTIAELDNISALEDHIHFLQRYPSISIRDDMKNWNDVKLDTSLAFGSVRGITTTMIKEIQQELEKLVTTELKRLQRFTVDIKLDPETANRRLVLSPDGKEVQDGGENQEVADSPKRFDVFGSVLGLNSLTPGKAYWEVEVNNKSGWDLGVARGSANHKGKLTLSPDNGYWVLVHYEAENYAAMTAPPTRVSLERKPSKVGVFVDQEEGLVSFYDVTAQSHIYSFTECSFRDGIYPYFSPHYKQGEMNSEALVISSGHHSETD; this is encoded by the exons ATGAAGAGCACAAAAAGCGTAGAGCGTGCCACGGTTGGGGAAGTTGCTTGTGATATCTGCACTGAACCGAAGCTGAAGGCTGAGAAGTCCTGCCTTGTGTGTCTCGCCTCATATTGTGCACCCCACTTGGAGAATCATTATTCGGCTAAAAGACTCAAGGGCCACAAGCTGGTGGAACCGGTGAAGAACTTGGACGCACGGGCCTGCCTGACTCATGGACGCTCGCTTGAGCTGTacagcagaaagcagcagaaatgcatCTGTGTTCGTTGTATCGAAGGAGGTCAAGAGGAAGTTGTCTCGACGGAAGAGGAATGCCAAATGAAGAAG GCTGAACTTGAGTGGACCAAGACGACATTACAGCAAAGAGTCGtgatgagaaaaacaaagatggtgGAGATCAGCGGGGCTCTGAAGAGTTGCAAG GAGCAGCTTGAGTGGTGGGACATTGACGCAGTGTTCGCTGCTGTGATTGCCATTGTGGAGGCAGCCAATACAAGAGTAGTAAAACCGCTACGAGACAGGAGGCAGGCGCTTGAAAAAGAAGCGAAAGACCTCAAAGACGAATTGGAAGCTGAGATCGACAGACTTGAGATGACAATTGCTGAACTGGACAACATATCTGCGCTTGAGGATCACATCCATTTCCTACAG AGGTACCCGTCAATTTCCATCCGGGATGATATGAAAAACTGGAATGATGTAAAACTTGACACTTCACTGGCTTTTGGTTCCGTGAGAGGAATCACAACAACCATGATTAAAGAAATTCAGCAGGAGCTGGAGAAGCTGGTCACCACTG AACTGAAGAGACTCCAAAGGTTCACAG TGGACATAAAGCTGGACCCAGAGACTGCAAACCGACGTCTCGTACTTTCACCTGATGGAAAGGAAGTGCAAGACGGAGGAGAAAACCAGGAAGTGGCTGATTCACCGAAGAGGTTTGATGTGTTTGGTAGCGTCCTGGGACTCAACAGCTTGACTCCTGGGAAGGCTTACTGGGAGGTGGAGGTCAACAACAAGAGCGGATGGGATCTAGGTGTAGCCAGAGGCAGCGCCAACCATAAAGGGAAACTGACGCTGAGCCCAGATAATGGTTACTGGGTTCTGGTACATTATGAAGCGGAGAACTACGCTGCCATGACAGCACCACCCACCCGTGTCTCCCTTGAAAGGAAACCCAGTAAGGTGGGGGTGTTTGTGGACCAGGAGGAAGGTTTGGTCTCTTTTTACGATGTGACAGCTCAGTCCCATATTTACTCTTTCACTGAGTGTTCATTCAGAGATGGGATCTACCCGTATTTCAGCCCACACTATAAACAGGGTGAGATGAACTCTGAAGCTTTGGTTATTTCTTCTGGTCACCATTCAGAAACTGATTAA
- the LOC111610759 gene encoding uncharacterized protein LOC111610759 isoform X2, whose amino-acid sequence MSLQVCHCCGWTRVTTHHGLRVHQGRMGCTPTGTRIAEPQQQYTWNHGGQTNVKLSYKLEVRSAVKIESSNYYSDMSLQTCHCGWKKMTNYHGLRTHQGMMGCTPKGLRIPKEEQSAWRHHWKPQPDNKTLPVAKKVHRKEENSPEIPRMGNFSNPTSAAEVKKENKSASSQKATRSKSRHQLEERFTPLKISEERWSAVSCNDHVTAASRIKAEPVSPLEACIPRYPDDRSTASAERNESSLYLLMNHWLGEIPAVQPEDRHRSFSEHPSAPTDVPRGKTDSQLPTSGQGTPRSQLLKEIQNCLKKYKKRRDEKMMNSARETVDESSRISTNSVIKAESLEKNQSCLAAQQHPLKKPTETKTAAAEQRNESVNKCSTSQPPVPAKRKSLLSFTGTPEKAEGSSASANGDMKKDNKKEEPVQVSRAAPPVVPPKRNLRSFRVRQLSGRDITNHLERANRELKVKELVRMFSVSAAQENTVGTEEKPGSEHPRVVKLLAQRHSAMPAQESRIQPKVEERQEKRATDIKPDLTPTAAAETQKEAPSSSCEAAKPDVPTSMKVKELAQMFSTQETAAGPKEERGLGHRSLQVKLMAQRFLQPTSTDAIGQLKMEDHDRVQRAQPKLPDSTCNPSKMKTAAQKPTRHQEHKPSDEASQVAGLSSRSKVKDLARMFSTRTM is encoded by the exons ATGAGCCTTCAGGTTTGCCACTGCTGTGGTTGGACCAGAGTGACCACCCATCACGGCCTGAGGGTCCACCAGGGCAGAATGGGCTGCACACCGACGGGTACGAGGATCGCAGAGCCTCAGCAGCAGTACACGTGGAATCACGGAGGACAGACAAACGTTAAATTGAGTTACAAGCTGGAAGTCCGGAGCGCTGTCAAAATCG AAAGTTCAAATTATTATTCAGACATGAGCCTCCAGACGTGTCACTGCGGCTGGAAGAAAATGACGAATTATCACGGCTTGAGGACCCACCAAGGAATGATGGGCTGCACGCCGAAGGGGCTGAGGATCCCCAAGGAAGAGCAGAGTGCCTGGAGGCACCACTGGAAACCACAACCAGATAACAAAACACTTCCGGTCGCAAAGAAAGTTCATAGGAAGGAGGAG AATTCCCCAGAAATACCAAGGATGGGAAACTTCAGTAACCCCACATCAGCAGCAGAGGTCAAAAAAGAGAACAAGTCAG CCTcttctcaaaaagcaacaaggTCAAAGTCACGCCATCAGCTGGAGGAACGCTTCACACCTTTAAAG atttCTGAGGAGCGCTGGAGCGCCGTCAGCTGCAATGACCACGTAACGGCAGCATCTAGAATCAAGGCGGAGCCTGTGTCAC CTCTAGAAGCCTGTATTCCAAGATACCCAGATGACCGCAGTACAGCCTCGGCAGAGAGGAACGAGTCCTCGCTTTATTTGCTG ATGAACCATTGGCTCGGCGAAATTCCAGCCGTCCAACCAGAGGACCGACACAGATCTTTTAGTGAGCATCCAAGCGCGCCAACTGACGTCCCGCGCGGAAAGACGGATTCACAGTTACCGACATCGGGACAAGGAACGCCAAGATCTCAGCTGctgaaagaaatacaaaactgcttaaagaaatataaaaagaggAGAGATGAAAAAATGATGAACTCTGCTCGTGAG ACTGTGGATGAATCATCAAGGATCTCAACCAACTCAGTAATAAAAGCTGAATCTTTGGAGAAGAACCAATCGT GTCTTGCAGCCCAACAACATCCACTCAAGAAAcccactgaaacaaaaacagcagctgctgagCAG AGAAATGAATCTGTCAACAAATGTTCAACAAGTCAACCTCCGGTTCCAGCTAAGAGGAAGAGCTTACTCTCGTTCACTGGGACACCGGAGAAAGCTGAAGGATCTTCAGCCAGCGCCAATGGAGACATGAAGAAAGATAACAAGAAAGAAGAACCGGTGCAG GTGAGCCGAGCAGCGCCCCCTGTGGTGCCACCAAAGAGGAACTTGCGTTCATTCCGAGTGAGGCAGCTGAGTGGGCGAGACATTACTAATCACTTGGAAAGAGCCAACAGGGAACTGAAG GTGAAAGAGCTGGTGCGGATGTTTTCCGTCTCAGCAGCCCAGGAGAACACAGTAGGAACGGAGGAGAAACCCGGATCAGAACACCCACGAGTA GTGAAGCTTCTCGCTCAAAGACATTCTGCCATGCCAGCCCAGGAATCTAGAATCCAACCGAAGGTGGAAGAGAGGCAGGAGAAG cGAGCAACAGACATAAAACCTGACCTAACTCCAACAGCggcagcagagacacagaagGAGGCTCCGTCGTCGT CGTGTGAAGCAGCAAAGCCTGACGTTCCCACCAGCATGAAG GTGAAGGAACTGGCTCAGATGTTTTCGACGCAGGAAACGGCGGCCGGGCCGAAGGAGGAACGTGGCTTAGGACACAGATCATTACAG GTAAAACTGATGGCTCAAAGATTTTTACAACCCACATCCACGGATGCAATAGGTCAGCTAAAGATGGAGGATCATGACAGAGTACAACGAGCACAA CCGAAGTTACCAGACTCGACATGTAACCCGTCCAAAATGAAAACTGCAGCACAAAAGCCCACCAGGCATCAGGAACACAAACCCT cagatgaagcGTCTCAGGTCGCAGGTTTGTCCAGTAGGTCAAAG GTGAAGGACCTGGCTCGGATGTTTTCAACTAGGACCATGTAG
- the LOC102223960 gene encoding E3 ubiquitin-protein ligase TRIM39-like isoform X1, whose protein sequence is MAAVSVPNSDSALEKNLTCSICMDIFTDPVTTPCGHSFCRTCLELSISPYRVNDMCPLCKKHLNKPPDVSIVLRDIATQMKSAISNRSSGAPGEVPCDVCKEPKQKATKSCLVCLASYCPDHLENHSNPRLKGHKLVEPVENLDERACLVHGRPLELYSRNRQRSICVRCMEGGQDEVVSMEEEWLKKKTELENTKKDLEDRIGIRKTKMDEINKALKDCKDLIENEWWDIEAVFTALIAIVEAAQKKAHKPLESRREAMEKEAKNLNDELEGEINKIEKTISELDDISSLEDHILFLQRYPSLSDNDNMTDWTDVELDTSLSFGSMRETTTTMVKKIQQELKKLDSTELKRLPTFSVDIKLDPETAHQRLVLSPDGKKVQDGGENQEVADSPERFDVFGSVLGLNSLTTGKAYWEVEVNNKSGWDLGVARGSADRRGKLTLSPENGYWVLVHYEAENYAAMTAPPTRVSLDEKPDKVGVFVDYEEGLLSFYDVTAKSHIYSFTECLFKDELHPYLSPHVKQEETNSEAMVISTGNYFEFDEE, encoded by the exons ATGGCCGCCGTCTCTGTTCCAAACAGTGACTCCGCGCTGGAGAAGAATCTAACCTGCTCCATCTGCATGGATATATTTACCGACCCGGTCACGACGCCTTGTGGTCACTCTTTCTGCAGGACGTGCCTAGAGCTCAGCATCTCCCCGTATCGGGTGAACGACATGTGTCCGCTTTGCAAAAAACACCTCAACAAACCTCCAGACGTTAGCATTGTGCTAAGAGACATCGCCACGCAGATGAAAAGCGCGATTAGCAACAGGAGTTCGGGGGCGCCGGGGGAGGTACCGTGTGACGTCTGCAAGGAGCCGAAGCAGAAGGCGACAAAGTCCTGCCTTGTGTGTCTCGCCTCGTATTGCCCAGACCACTTGGAGAACCATTCGAATCCAAGGCTGAAGGGCCACAAGCTGGTGGAACCAGTGGAGAACTTGGATGAAAGGGCCTGCCTAGTCCACGGACGCCCGCTTGAGCTGTACAGTAGGAATCGGCAGCGGAGCATCTGTGTTCGATGTATGGAAGGAGGTCAGGATGAAGTGGTCTCCATGGAAGAGGAATGGCTCAAGAAGAAG ACTGAACTGGAGAACACCAAGAAGGACTTAGAAGACAGAATTGGAATAAGAAAGACAAAGATGGATGAGATAAACAAAGCTCTCAAGGATTGCAAG GACCTGATTGAAAACGAGTGGTGGGATATCGAAGCGGTTTTCACAGCGCTGATTGCCATTGTGGAGGCAGCCCAGAAGAAAGCTCATAAGCCACTAGAGAGCAGGAGGGAGGCAATGGAAAAAGAAGCCAAAAACCTGAACGATGAGCTGGAAGGCGAAATCaacaaaattgagaaaacaaTCTCAGAACTAGACGATATCTCATCACTAGAAGATCACATTCTTTTCTTACAG AGATACCCGTCTCTGTCAGATAACGATAACATGACTGACTGGACGGATGTTGAACTTGACACCAGCCTGTCTTTTGGCTCCATGAGAGAAACTACAACAACCATGGTTAAAAAAATTCAGCAGGAGCTGAAGAAGCTGGACTCCACTG AACTCAAAAGACTTCCAACGTTTTCTG TGGACATAAAGCTGGACCCAGAGACCGCACACCAACGCCTCGTACTTTCACCGGATGGGAAGAAAGTGCAAGATGGAGGGGAAAACCAGGAAGTGGCTGATTCTCCTGAGAGGTTTGATGTGTTTGGTAGCGTCCTGGGACTTAACAGCTTGACTACTGGGAAGGCTTACTGGGAGGTGGAGGTCAACAACAAGAGCGGATGGGATCTAGGTGTAGCCAGAGGCAGCGCCGACCGTAGAGGAAAATTGACGCTGAGCCCAGAAAACGGTTACTGGGTTCTGGTACATTATGAAGCGGAGAACTACGCCGCCATGACAGCACCACCCACCCGTGTCTCCCTTGATGAGAAACCTGATAAAGTCGGGGTGTTTGTGGACTACGAGGAAGGCCTTTTGTCCTTCTACGACGTAACAGCGAAATCTCACATCTACTCGTTCACCGAGTGTTTGTTCAAAGACGAGCTCCACCCGTATCTCAGCCCACATGTGAAACAGGAAGAGACGAACTCTGAGGCTATGGTTATTTCTACTGGAAATTACTTTGAATTTGATGAAGAATGA